Proteins from one Drosophila gunungcola strain Sukarami chromosome 2R unlocalized genomic scaffold, Dgunungcola_SK_2 000012F, whole genome shotgun sequence genomic window:
- the LOC128255842 gene encoding uncharacterized protein LOC128255842, translating to MLKLDTNGGIICTGFLSIAFAITYLALMDVYFWRYGLYLLGINISSLQILGSVCLLIGAFKQKYKFLVPWMITTGFFMFLMVYASITTLTRLEDWIFIPTMLLPFTVYLGCALYSVQKAFDRMRKDMPPSYSNFSAEKDIIHHI from the exons ATGTTGAAGCTGGACACCAACGGAGGTATCATCTGCACGGGCTTTTTATCCATTGCCTTTGCCATAACCTATTTGGCACTGATGGACGTATATTTCTGGAGAT ATGGACTTTACTTACTGGGGATAAACATTTCTTCTCTGCAAATATTAGGCAGCGTGTGCCTTCTAATAGGAGCTTTTAAG CAAAAATACAAGTTCTTAGTGCCGTGGATGATAACCACAGGGTTCTTCATGTTTCTTATGGTTTATGCGAGCATTACGACGTTAACCAGACTTGAAGATTGGATCTTCATTCCGacgatgttgctgccgtttaCAG TTTATCTTGGCTGTGCTTTGTACTCGGTGCAAAAGGCTTTCGACAGGATGCGCAAGGACATGCCCCCATCATACTCCAATTTTTCCGCCGAAAAGGATATCATACATCATATTTAG
- the LOC128255841 gene encoding uncharacterized protein LOC128255841 translates to MLKLDTKGGIICTGVLSIAFAITYLALMDEYFWRNGLYELGIHISSLQILGSVCLLIGAFKQKYKFLVPWMITTGFFMYLMVYASITTLTRLGDWIFIPTMLLPFTVYLGCALYSVQKAFDRMRKDMPPLYSNLSAEKDIVHHI, encoded by the exons ATGTTGAAGCTGGACACCAAAGGAGGTATCATCTGCACGGGCGTTTTATCCATTGCCTTTGCCATAACCTATTTGGCACTGATGGATGAGTATTTCTGGCGAA ATGGACTTTACGAACTGGGGATACACATTTCTTCTCTGCAAATATTAGGCAGCGTATGCCTTCTAATAGGAGCTTTTAAG CAAAAATACAAGTTCTTAGTGCCGTGGATGATAACCACAGGGTTCTTCATGTATCTTATGGTTTATGCGAGCATTACGACGTTAACCAGACTTGGAGATTGGATCTTCATTCCGacgatgttgctgccgtttaCAG TTTATCTTGGCTGTGCTTTGTACTCGGTGCAAAAGGCTTTCGACAGGATGCGCAAGGACATGCCCCCATTGTACTCCAATTTGTCCGCCGAAAAGGATATCGTTCATCATATTTAG
- the LOC128255840 gene encoding calcineurin subunit B type 2: MGNETSLPMEMCSNFDADEIRRLGKRFRKLDLDNSGALSVDEFMSLPELQQNPLVQRVIDIFDADGNGEVDFKEFIQGVSQFSVKGDKLSKLRFAFRIYDMDNDGYISNGELFQVLKMMVGNNLKESQLQQIVDKTIGFADKDEDGKISFDEFCSVVGNTDIHKKMVVDV, from the exons ATG GGAAATGAAACATCACTGCCCATGGAAATGTGTTCCAATT TCGACGCCGATGAGATCCGGCGGTTGGGCAAACGTTTCCGGAAGCTGGACCTGGACAACTCGGGGGCGCTGAGCGTGGACGAGTTCATGTCGCTGCCAGAGCTTCAACAGAATCCTCTGGTGCAGCGCGTGATCGACATTTTCGACGCGGACGGCAATGGCGAGGTGGACTTCAAGGAGTTCATCCAGGGCGTGTCACAATTCAGCGTCAAGGGCGACAAGCTGTCGAAGCTGCGCTTCGCTTTTCGCATCTACGACATGGACAATGACGGCTACATTTCCAACGGCGAACTGTTTCAG GTGTTAAAGATGATGGTGGGCAACAATCTAAAGGAGTCGCAATTGCAGCAGATTGTGGACAAGACGATCGGATTCGCGGATAAGGATGAGGATGGGAAGATTTCGTTCGATGAGTTCTGCTCGGTGGTCGGCAACACGGACATCCACAAGAAAATGGTTGTTGACGTTTAA
- the LOC128255837 gene encoding kynurenine 3-monooxygenase: MRQGIISQEVNGHQESPGAAEDEGRRRRVAVVGAGLVGSLAAINFARMGNQVDLYEYREDIRQALVVQGRSINLALSQRGRKALAAVGLEEKVLATAIPMRGRMLHDVRGNTSVVLYDPNSKQCLYSVGRRQLNEVLLDACDKLPNVRCHFEHKLTSANLREGSMEFRNPNQDVIAAKADLIVGCDGAFSGVRQQLVRLPGFNYSQEYIDTGYLELCIPSKSGDFQMPANYLHIWPRNSFMMIALPNQDKSFTVTLSMPFGVFAKIRNQNDLLDFFKLNFHDALPLIGEQQLVKDFFKTRPQHLVSIKCKPYHYADKALILGDAAHAMVPYYGQGMNAGMEDVTLLTGILEKELRLDEALAQFTESRWQDAFAICDLAMYNYVEMRDLTKRWSFRIRKWLDTLLFRYFPSWIPLYNSVSFSSMPYAQCVANRKWQDQLLKRVSVTTLLAAILAGVAIFSQRFI, from the exons ATGAGGCAAGGAATCATCAGTCAGGAGGTAAACGGTCACCAGGAGTCGCCAGGAGCTGCGGAGGATGAGGGACGGCGGCGCAGGGTGGCGGTTGTCGGAGCTGGACTg GTGGGTTCTTTGGCGGCCATAAACTTTGCCCGTATGGGCAACCAGGTGGATTTGTACGAGTACCGGGAGGATATCCGCCAGGCTCTGGTGGTCCAGGGTAGGAGTATTAACCTGGCACTTTCCCAGCGGGGCCGCAAGGCTCTGGCCGCCGTCGGTCTGGAGGAGAAGGTCCTGGCCACTGCCATACCCATGAGGGGTAGAATGCTGCACGATGTCAGGGGAAACACCAGTGTGGTCCTATACGACCCCAACAGCAAACAATGTCTGTATTCAGTGGGTCGCCGTCAGCTAAACGAGGTGCTTCTGGATGCTTGCGATAAATTACCGAATGTTCGCTGCCACTTCGAGCACAAATTGACGAGCGCTAACCTCAGAGAGGGATCCATGGAGTTCCGGAATCCTAACCAAGATGTGATTGCTGCCAAAGCGGACCTAATAGTGGGCTGTGACGGCGCCTTTAGTGGTGTACGCCAGCAATTGGTCCGTTTGCCGGGCTTTAATTATTCCCAGGAGTATATAGATACAGGTTACCTGGAACTTTGCATACCCTCGAAATCGGGTGACTTCCAGATGCCCGCCAATTACCTGCACATCTGGCCCCGCAACTCCTTTATGATGATCGCCTTACCGAATCAGGACAAGTCATTCACGGTGACCCTATCCATGCCTTTCGGGGTCTTCGCTAAAATTCGGAATCAAAATGATCTACTGGATTTCTTCAAGCTGAACTTTCACGATGCCCTGCCGCTTATTGGGGAGCAACAGCTCGTCAAGGACTTCTTTAAAACTAGGCCACAGCATTTGGTGTCCATCAAGTGCAAACCCTATCACTATGCGGACAAGGCCCTGATCCTGGGCGACGCTGCACATGCCATGGTTCCGTATTACGGCCAGGGAATGAATGCCGGAATGGAGGATGTCACGCTGCTCACCGGAATTCTGGAAAAGGAGTTGCGGCTGGACGAGGCGTTGGCTCAGTTTACCGAGTCCCGCTGGCAGGACGCTTTTGCCATTTGTGATCTGGCCATGTATAACTATGTGGAG ATGCGAGACCTGACCAAACGCTGGTCCTTTCGGATCCGAAAGTGGCTGGATACCTTGCTATTTCGATATTTCCCCAGCTGGATTCCACTCTACAACAGCGTCTCCTTTTCCAGCATGCCTTACGCCCAGTGCGTTGCCAACAGGAAGTGGCAGGACCAGCTGTTGAAGCGGGTTTCCGTTACAACTCTATTGGCTGCGATCCTGGCAGGAGTAGCTATTTTTTCACAgcgttttatttga